Part of the Leptolyngbya sp. BL0902 genome, CCCCGACAGCAGGGCCGACCCGGTAATCAGCACCACACTGAGGGCGTTGATGTCGGGCTTTACCCCGGTGCGAACCCGGCTGAAAATCTCTAGGGGCAAGGGGTTGACGCCGCCCCCTGCCGTAAAGCTGGAGATCAGCAAATCATCCATGCTCAGCACAAAGGCCAGCAAACAGCCCGCAAAAATGCCCGGTGCTAACTGAGGAATCAACACCTGCATCATGGCTTGGAACGGTGTCGCCCCTAGGTCTAGGGCAGCTTCCTCTAGGTTAGGATCCAAGTTTTGCAGCCGACTGGAGACCACCACCGCAATGTAGGCCAAGCAAAAGACCATGTGGGCCGCAATCACAGTCCCCAGGCTGAGGGGAATGGCCACGGAGGTGAGAAACACCAGGGTGGCCACCGCAATGGCAATGTCGGGAATAATCAGCGGCAGGTAGGACACGCCGCGATAAAGCCCCTTGCCCCAAAAGCGATACTTGGCCAGCCCAATCGCCATTAGGGTGCCCAGCACCGCCGATACCGCCACCGCCACCCCCGCAATGGTCAGGCTATCCATCAGCGCCGCAAAAATCCGCCGATCCTGAAACAGCGCCCGATACCACTGCAAACTAAACCCTTCCCAGTTGGTGCTGTAGCGAGAACCGTTGAAGCTGTACACCGCCAGCACGATGATCGGGAAATACATGAAGCCGTACATCACGGCAGTGAAGAGGCTTTGCCAGGTAGGTTTGGAGAAGGGGGAGGCCATGGGGGAGTCGGGAATCAGGAGTCGGGAATCGGGAGTTGGGAGTCGGGAATCAGGAATCGGGAATCGGGATCTGTGCAGGGGTGAGGTCTCCTCACCCAATCAAACGGGGGGCGTTCATCAAGGTTAGGGATTATTGGGAGGTTTCGGTGACAGTGCTGCGGTCGCCGTATTTCAGCAGCAGGGCGATGGCGAGGCTGACGGCGA contains:
- a CDS encoding ABC transporter permease, with translation MASPFSKPTWQSLFTAVMYGFMYFPIIVLAVYSFNGSRYSTNWEGFSLQWYRALFQDRRIFAALMDSLTIAGVAVAVSAVLGTLMAIGLAKYRFWGKGLYRGVSYLPLIIPDIAIAVATLVFLTSVAIPLSLGTVIAAHMVFCLAYIAVVVSSRLQNLDPNLEEAALDLGATPFQAMMQVLIPQLAPGIFAGCLLAFVLSMDDLLISSFTAGGGVNPLPLEIFSRVRTGVKPDINALSVVLITGSALLSGLAEYIRYRSNRRQRQQA